From Homo sapiens chromosome 6, GRCh38.p14 Primary Assembly, the proteins below share one genomic window:
- the OR2J1 gene encoding olfactory receptor 2J1 produces MLMKKNASFEDFFLLLGFSNWPHLEVVLFVVILIFYLITLIGNLFIIILSYLDSHLHTPMYFFLSNLSFLDLCYTTSSIPQLLVNLWGPEKTISYAGCTVQLYFVLALGTAECVLLVVMSYDRYAAVCRPLHYTVLMHPRFCRLLAAASWVSGFTTSALHSSFTFWIPLCRHRLVDHFFCEVPALLRLSCVDTQANELTLMVMSSIFVLIPLILILTSYGAIARAVLSMQSTTGLQKVLRTCGAHLMVVSLFFIPVMCMYLQPPSENSQDQGKFIALFYTVVTPSLNPLIYTFRNKDVRGAVKRLMGWEWGM; encoded by the coding sequence ATGTTgatgaaaaaaaatgcaagttttgaagacttctttcttctacttggatTTTCTAACTGGCCTCATCTGGAAGTAGTTCTCTTTGTGGTTATCTTGATCTTCTACTTGATAACACTGATAGGAAACCTGTTCATCATCATCCTGTCATACCTGGACTCCCATCTCCACActcccatgtacttcttcctttcaaatctCTCATTTCTGGATCTCTGCTACACCACCAGCTCTATCCCTCAGTTGCTGGTGAATCTCTGGGGCCCGGAAAAGACCATCTCTTATGCTGGTTGTACGGTTCAACTTTACTTTGTTCTCGCACTGGGAACCGCAGAGTGTGTCCTACTGGTGGTGATGTCCTATGATCGTTATGCAGCTGTGTGTAGACCTTTGCATTACACTGTCCTCATGCACCCTCGTTTCTGCCGCTTGTTGGCTGCGGCTTCTTGGGTAAGTGGTTTTACAACCTCAGCACTTCATTCCTCCTTTACTTTCTGGATACCCCTATGTAGACATCGCCTAGTGGATCACTTCTTCTGTGAAGTTCCAGCACTTCTGCGATTATCATGtgttgatacccaggcaaatgAGCTGACCCTCATGGTCATGAGCTCCATATTTGTTCTCATACCTCTCATCCTCATCCTCACTTCCTATGGTGCCATTGCCCGGGCTGTACTGAGCATGCAATCAACCACTGGGCTTCAGAAAGTGCTTAGGACATGTGGAGCCCATCTTATGGttgtatctctctttttcattCCAGTCATGTGCATGTATCTCCAGCCACCATCAGAAAATTCTCAAGATCAAGGCAAGTTCATTGccctcttttacactgttgtcaCACCTAGTCTTAACCCTCTAATCTACACTTTCAGAAACAAGGATGTAAGAGGGGCAGTGAAGAGACTAATGGGGTGGGAATGGGGGATGTGA